The sequence TGTCAAGGCGCTGTCGGACGTCACTCTGACCGTCCGGCAGGGCGAGGTCCACGCCATCTGCGGGGAGAACGGCGCCGGCAAGTCCACCTTGATGAAGGTGCTCTCCGGCGTCCACCCGTACGGCGGCTACGAGGGAGACGTCCTCTTCGAAGGGGAGGTCTGCCGGTTCAAGGACATCCGGGCGAGCGAGCAGCACGGCATCGTCATCATCCACCAGGAGCTGGCGCTGGTGCCGTATCTCTCCGTCGCGGAGAACATCTTCCTCGGCAACGAGCACGCCCGGCGCGGGCTCATCAACTGGAACGACGCCCTCAGGCACGCCACCGAACTGCTGCGCCGGGTCGGTCTGGACGAGCATCCGGAGACCCGCGTCGCCGACATCGGCGTGGGCAAGCAGCAGCTCGTGGAGATCGCCAAGGCGCTGTCCAAGCAGGTGCGGCTGCTGATCCTGGACGAGCCGACGGCGGCCCTGAACGACGAGGACAGCGGCAAACTGCTCGACCTGATCCTGGAGCTGAAGAACCAGGGCATCACCTCGATCATCATCTCCCACAAGCTGAACGAGATCCGCAAGGTCGCCGACTCGGTGACGATCATCCGGGACGGCCGGTCGATCGAGACCCTCGATGTGAAGGCGCCGGGGACGACCGAGGAGCGGATCATCGCCGGGATGGTCGGCCGCGACCTCGAGAACCGCTTCCCCGAACGCACCCCGCACGAGCCCGAGGAGGGCACGGCGCCGGCGCTGGAGATCCGGGGCTGGACCGTGCACCACCCGATCGACCAGCAGCGCAAGGTCGTCGACGATGTGTCGCTCCAGGTGCGGCGCGGGGAGATCGTCGGCATCGCGGGCCTGATGGGCGCCGGCCGCACCGAACTGGCGATGAGCGTCTTCGGCCGCTCCTACGGCCGGTACGCGGGCGGCACGGTCCTCAAGGACGGCAAGGAGATCCGCACGAAGACCGTCGCCGAGGCGGTCCGGCACGGCATCGCCTACGTCACCGAGGATCGCAAGCACTACGGCCTCAACCTCATCGACACCATCAACCGCAACATCTCGCTGACCGCGCTGACCAAGGTGGCCCGGCGGGGCGTGGTGGACGAGCACGAGGAGCGGCAGGTCGCCGAGGGCTTCCGCAGGTCCATGAACATCAAGGCGCCGACCGTCTTCGAGCCGGTGGGCAGGCTGTCGGGCGGCAACCAGCAGAAGGTCGTCCTCAGCAAGTGGATCTTCGCGGGCCCCGACGTACTGATCCTGGACGAGCCCACGCGCGGCATCGACGTGGGCGCCAAGTACGAGATCTACACGGTCGTCGACCAGCTCGCCGCCCAGGGCAAGGCGGTCGTCTTCATCTCCTCCGAGCTGCCCGAACTGCTCGGCATGTGCGACCGCATCTACACCATGGCCGCGGGACGGCTGACCGGTGAGGTGTCACGGGCCGAGGCCACGCAGGAAGTGCTGATGCGCCATATGACGAAAGACAAGGCGAAGGACGAAGAGGTAACGCGATGAGCACGGATGTGACCGCCAAGAGCCCGGCCCCCGCGCCGCCGGGCAGGAGCGGCGCGGGAGCCGGCTCCGGTCTCCTCCAGCTGATGCTGGACGGCCTGCGCCGCAACATGCGCCAGTACGGCATGCTGATCGCGCTCGGCCTGATCGTGGTCCTCTTCGCGGTCTGGACCGACGGGGACCTGCTGCTGCCGCGCAACGTCTCCAACCTGGTGCTGCAGAACAGCTACATCCTGATCCTCGCGATCGGCATGATGCTGGTCATCATCGCCGGGCACATCGACCTCTCGGTCGGCTCGCTCACCGCGTTCGTCGGCGCGTTCGCGGCCGTACTGACCGTGCAGCACCACCTGGCCTGGCCGATCGCGCTGGTGCTGTGCCTGCTGGTGGGCGCCGTGGCCGGCGCCGTGCAGGGCTTCCTGATCGCCTATCTGGGCATTCCGTCCTTCATCGTCACCCTCGCCGGAATGCTTCTCTTCCGCGGTCTGACGGAGATCCTGCTCAAGGGCCAGACCCTCGGCCCGTTCCCGGACGGCCTGCAGAAGATGGGCAACGGCTTCCTGCCCGAGGCCGGCCCGGACACCAACTACCACAACCTCACCCTGCTGCTCGGGCTGGTGCTGATCGCGGCCGTGGTGTGGCAGGAGGTCCGCGACCGCCGCCGCCAGCAGGAGTTCGCCCTGGACGTCCTGCCCGCCCGCCTCTTCCTGCTCAAGCTGACCGCGCTCATCTCCGCGATCCTCGTACTGACCCTGCTGCTCGCCAGCTACAAGGGCGCCCCGATCGTGCTGATCATCCTCGGCGCGCTGGTCGTCGGCTACGGCTACGTGATGCGCAACGCGGTGTTCGGCCGCCACATCTACGCGATCGGCGGCAACCTGCCGGCGGCCAAGCTGTCCGGTGTGAAGGACAAGAAGGTCACCTTCTACGTCTTCCTGAACATGGGCGTGCTCGCGGCCCTGGCGGGTCTGGTGGTCGCCGCCCGTCTGAACGCGGCCTCCCCCAAGGCGGGCGTCAACTTCGAACTGGAGGCGATCGCCTCCTCGTTCATCGGTGGCGCGTCCATGAGCGGCGGTGTCGGCACCGTCCTCGGCGCGATCATCGGCGGTCTCGTCCTCGGCGTGCTGAACAACGGCATGAACCTCCTCAGTGTCGGCACCGACTGGCAGCAGGTCATCAAGGGGATCGCCCTGCTGGTGGCGGTCGGCTTCGATGTATGGAACAAGCGCAAGTCCGGTTCGTAAGTCAGCTCGGGCCCCACCGGAGAACCGGTGGGGCCCCTCCTTTGCGCAGGAGCCGCACATGGAACTGAACAGACGTACGGTCATCGCAGGTGCCGCGGCGGCGGGCATCGCCGCCACCGCCCTCGGCACGGGCGGCGCCCAGGCCGCCACCGGTCCGGGAGGCCGGGTGCCGGTGAAGGAACCCTTCGGCACACTCGCCGACGGCACGAAGATCTACCGCTGGTCGCTGGAGAACGGCGGCACCCGCATGAAGGTGCTGTCCTACGGCGGCATCGTCCAGACCCTGGAGGTCCCCGACCGGCACGGCCACCACGCCAACGTCGTCGCGGGCTTCGACGACATCGCCGACTACGTGGCCAAGAGCCCCTATTTCGGCGCCCTGATCGGCCGCTACGGCAACCGCATCGGCAAGGGGAGGTTCACCCTCGACGGCACGAGCTACCAGCTGTCCGTCAACGACGGCGTGAACAGCCTGCACGGCGGTACCAAGGGCTTCGACAAGCACGTGTGGGACGTCGAGCCGTTCACCCGGGGCTCCGAGGTCGGACTCCACCTGTACTACACCAGCGCCGACGGCGAGATGGGCTATCCGGGCACGCTCCGGGCGAAGGTGACGTACACCCTCACCCGGCACGGCGAATGGCGCATCGACTACGAGGCCACCACCGACAAGGCGACCGTCGTCAATCTCACCAGCCACGTCTACTGGAACCTGGCCGGTGAGAGCAGCGGCACGATCGAGGACCACGAGCTGCGGATCGCCGCGTCCCGCTACACCCCGACCGACTCGGGCCTGATCCCGACGGGCGAGCTGGCGAAGGTGGCCGGGACCCCCTTCGACTTCCGCCGCGCCAAGCCGATCGGCCGGGACATCCGGGCCGGCCACGAGCAGCAGGTGCAGGCCAAGGGGTACGACCACAACTGGGTCCTGGACAAGGGCATCACCGCGAGGCCCGAGCACATGGCGACCCTGCGCGACCCGCGCTCCGGCCGCACCCTGAAGATCGCCACCGACCAGCCGGGCCTGCAGTTCTACTCCGGCAACTTCCTCGACGGCACCCTCACCGGCACCGGCGGCCGCACCTACCGCCAGGGCGACGCCCTGTGCCTGGAGACCCAGCACTTCCCGGACTCGCCGAACCACGCGGACTTCCCGTCGACCGTGCTGCGGCCCGGGCAGACGTACCGTACGACGACGATCCACACGTTCGGCGCCTGAGGGACGCCATGGACGTGAAGTGGCTCACGTACCCCGCGAGTTGAACGCCACCCCGTCCGCCTCCGTATCCAAGGGCGGCCCGTGCTCCCCCGCACGGGCCACCCTTCGACGGAGGTTCCCTTGCCTGACAACGTCACCTCGTTGTTCCGCAACACCGCCGCGCACAGCCCTTCGATGGCGGCGCTGACGCGGGAGAGCGACGGGTCGGGCCCGGTGGACTTCTGCATCCCGTGCAACCCCTACTTCCCCACCCCCGCCATGTTCGAGGAGATGGCGGCCCGGTTGCGCGAGATCGTCACCTACTACCCCAGCGGCGCCGACACCGTCACGGCCGAGCTGTGCAGCCTGCTCCAGCTGCCGCCGCAGTGCGTGGCGATGGGCAACGGCTCGACGGAACTGATCACCTGGATCGACCACCTGCTGGTCCGCGAATCCCTGGCCGTCCCCGTCCCCACCTTCGGCCGCTGGACCGACCAGCCGATGGAGACCGGCAAGCGGGTCGACATGTTCCCGCTCCAGGAGGCGAACGGCTTCGCGCTGGATCTCGCCCAGTACGCGGAGTTCATCCGGGCCCGGCGCACCCGCGTGGCGGTCATCTGCAACCCGAACAACCCCGACGGCGGCTATGTGCGCAAGCAGTCGGTGGTGCAGTTCATGGACGCCATGGCGGACCTGGACCTGGTGGTCGTGGACGAGTCGTTCCTGGAGTT is a genomic window of Streptomyces griseochromogenes containing:
- the mmsA gene encoding multiple monosaccharide ABC transporter ATP-binding protein, whose product is MAGPVLEMRSIVKTFPGVKALSDVTLTVRQGEVHAICGENGAGKSTLMKVLSGVHPYGGYEGDVLFEGEVCRFKDIRASEQHGIVIIHQELALVPYLSVAENIFLGNEHARRGLINWNDALRHATELLRRVGLDEHPETRVADIGVGKQQLVEIAKALSKQVRLLILDEPTAALNDEDSGKLLDLILELKNQGITSIIISHKLNEIRKVADSVTIIRDGRSIETLDVKAPGTTEERIIAGMVGRDLENRFPERTPHEPEEGTAPALEIRGWTVHHPIDQQRKVVDDVSLQVRRGEIVGIAGLMGAGRTELAMSVFGRSYGRYAGGTVLKDGKEIRTKTVAEAVRHGIAYVTEDRKHYGLNLIDTINRNISLTALTKVARRGVVDEHEERQVAEGFRRSMNIKAPTVFEPVGRLSGGNQQKVVLSKWIFAGPDVLILDEPTRGIDVGAKYEIYTVVDQLAAQGKAVVFISSELPELLGMCDRIYTMAAGRLTGEVSRAEATQEVLMRHMTKDKAKDEEVTR
- the mmsB gene encoding multiple monosaccharide ABC transporter permease, whose translation is MSTDVTAKSPAPAPPGRSGAGAGSGLLQLMLDGLRRNMRQYGMLIALGLIVVLFAVWTDGDLLLPRNVSNLVLQNSYILILAIGMMLVIIAGHIDLSVGSLTAFVGAFAAVLTVQHHLAWPIALVLCLLVGAVAGAVQGFLIAYLGIPSFIVTLAGMLLFRGLTEILLKGQTLGPFPDGLQKMGNGFLPEAGPDTNYHNLTLLLGLVLIAAVVWQEVRDRRRQQEFALDVLPARLFLLKLTALISAILVLTLLLASYKGAPIVLIILGALVVGYGYVMRNAVFGRHIYAIGGNLPAAKLSGVKDKKVTFYVFLNMGVLAALAGLVVAARLNAASPKAGVNFELEAIASSFIGGASMSGGVGTVLGAIIGGLVLGVLNNGMNLLSVGTDWQQVIKGIALLVAVGFDVWNKRKSGS
- a CDS encoding aldose epimerase family protein, with translation MELNRRTVIAGAAAAGIAATALGTGGAQAATGPGGRVPVKEPFGTLADGTKIYRWSLENGGTRMKVLSYGGIVQTLEVPDRHGHHANVVAGFDDIADYVAKSPYFGALIGRYGNRIGKGRFTLDGTSYQLSVNDGVNSLHGGTKGFDKHVWDVEPFTRGSEVGLHLYYTSADGEMGYPGTLRAKVTYTLTRHGEWRIDYEATTDKATVVNLTSHVYWNLAGESSGTIEDHELRIAASRYTPTDSGLIPTGELAKVAGTPFDFRRAKPIGRDIRAGHEQQVQAKGYDHNWVLDKGITARPEHMATLRDPRSGRTLKIATDQPGLQFYSGNFLDGTLTGTGGRTYRQGDALCLETQHFPDSPNHADFPSTVLRPGQTYRTTTIHTFGA